The Candidatus Bathyarchaeota archaeon genome has a segment encoding these proteins:
- the hisH gene encoding imidazole glycerol phosphate synthase subunit HisH: MDYGIGNLFSISCALIRAGIEPKIISSEIMSLNDADAIILPGVGNFRKASRSLEAQQTVIMEAISSGVPVFGICLGMQLFFEESEESEGRGLGIFEGKVVRLPNYVKRPHMGWNTLLISQPDGILSGIDENDYFYFVHSYYVNPRSREIVIAETEHGVRFASVIRRKNIIGVQFHPEKSGRPGKRVIQNFARIIKR, encoded by the coding sequence ATCGACTATGGAATAGGCAATCTTTTCAGTATTTCATGTGCTCTAATTAGGGCAGGTATTGAGCCTAAGATTATTTCAAGCGAAATTATGAGCCTAAATGACGCAGATGCTATTATATTGCCAGGTGTGGGAAACTTTAGGAAGGCCTCTCGTAGCCTAGAGGCGCAACAAACTGTCATAATGGAGGCTATCTCGTCTGGTGTTCCGGTATTTGGGATATGTCTTGGTATGCAACTTTTTTTCGAAGAGAGCGAGGAGAGTGAGGGGAGAGGATTAGGCATTTTCGAAGGGAAGGTTGTGAGGCTGCCTAATTATGTGAAGAGGCCTCATATGGGATGGAATACGCTTCTGATATCTCAGCCGGACGGAATTCTATCCGGGATAGATGAAAATGATTACTTTTATTTCGTTCACAGCTACTATGTGAATCCTAGATCTAGGGAGATTGTAATTGCAGAAACGGAGCATGGTGTTAGATTTGCCTCTGTGATAAGGAGAAAGAACATCATAGGAGTGCAGTTTCATCCGGAAAAATCTGGCAGGCCAGGTAAACGTGTTATTCAGAATTTTGCGCGCATAATAAAAAGATAG
- the hisA gene encoding 1-(5-phosphoribosyl)-5-[(5-phosphoribosylamino)methylideneamino]imidazole-4-carboxamide isomerase, whose protein sequence is MDIIPAVDIMDSRIVRLERGDIKLIRFYEMLGDPVSLAKRWESEGARIIHVVDLDAALGRGNNLKIIEQIINRVKIPIQLGGGIRTEAYAEMLLRKGVYRIILGSLAFEQPHAAKSLLQRFGDERVIVSLDYSGQQVMVKGWQSSTGIKLTHAIKMFKEIGFKTFFITSIDRDGTVAGPDVKTLSRICRFGVKVIAAGGVRSLDDIIALKRLGVYGVVIGRALYDGLITLSKALSVAEE, encoded by the coding sequence ATGGATATTATCCCGGCTGTGGACATTATGGATTCCAGAATTGTCAGGCTTGAGAGAGGAGACATTAAACTCATCAGATTCTATGAAATGTTGGGTGACCCTGTCTCTCTTGCAAAGAGGTGGGAAAGCGAGGGAGCTCGCATTATACATGTTGTAGATCTGGACGCCGCGCTGGGAAGGGGAAATAACCTCAAAATCATCGAGCAGATAATTAACCGAGTGAAGATTCCGATTCAGTTAGGAGGTGGTATACGAACAGAGGCATACGCTGAAATGCTGCTCAGGAAAGGTGTATATAGGATTATTTTGGGCTCACTTGCATTTGAGCAGCCGCACGCTGCAAAAAGTCTTCTTCAAAGATTTGGAGACGAACGTGTAATAGTATCACTGGACTATTCAGGTCAACAGGTTATGGTAAAAGGATGGCAATCATCAACTGGAATTAAATTAACTCATGCTATAAAAATGTTTAAAGAAATCGGTTTTAAGACCTTTTTTATAACATCTATTGATCGTGACGGCACAGTAGCGGGGCCGGATGTAAAAACTCTGAGCAGAATTTGTCGATTCGGCGTGAAAGTAATAGCTGCAGGCGGAGTAAGGAGCTTAGACGATATAATTGCATTAAAGCGTTTAGGCGTGTACGGAGTTGTTATTGGGAGAGCCCTCTATGATGGTCTAATCACTTTAAGTAAAGCCTTAAGTGTCGCAGAGGAATGA
- the hisB gene encoding imidazoleglycerol-phosphate dehydratase HisB gives MRVGETSRRTKETEVSVKVNLDGTGNAKVKTGYGFLDHMLSIFAMHSLIDLEVIASGDLIHHVVEDVAICLGEAILKALGAAEGIKRFGHAIVPMDCSLAVAAVDLAKRPYCKIEMKMRGKKIEDMPCENIQHFLETLASAMRANVHLIVHYGSNDHHKVEASFKALALSLREAASIDSRRIGVPSSKGVL, from the coding sequence ATGAGAGTCGGCGAAACGTCTAGGAGGACCAAAGAAACCGAGGTCTCCGTGAAGGTCAACTTGGATGGAACGGGCAACGCCAAGGTCAAAACAGGATACGGTTTTCTTGATCATATGCTCTCCATATTTGCAATGCATAGTCTAATTGATCTAGAGGTAATAGCTTCTGGGGACTTAATTCACCATGTGGTTGAAGATGTTGCCATATGCCTAGGTGAGGCCATACTGAAGGCTCTAGGCGCAGCGGAGGGAATAAAGAGATTTGGTCACGCTATTGTGCCTATGGACTGTTCATTAGCAGTTGCAGCCGTAGACTTGGCGAAAAGACCATATTGTAAGATAGAGATGAAAATGAGAGGCAAAAAGATAGAGGATATGCCTTGCGAGAATATACAGCATTTTCTAGAAACGCTTGCCTCCGCGATGCGCGCAAATGTTCACCTCATCGTGCACTATGGCTCTAATGATCACCACAAGGTTGAAGCCTCCTTCAAAGCGCTTGCCTTATCGCTTAGGGAAGCCGCATCCATAGATTCAAGAAGAATTGGAGTGCCAAGTTCTAAGGGGGTACTTTAG